The following proteins are co-located in the Terriglobia bacterium genome:
- a CDS encoding anion transporter translates to MPHLPTAVLPEIQIFAAYAVFLGSYLVFALGKFPGMKIDRPGAAIIGAVLMVVFGIVLPQNALHFIDFSTIVLLFSMMLIVGHLRSAGFFEWTTGMVLVRLKPHHLLPTVIFTCGLLSAFFVNDIICLVMVPFVLSATRKMGAKPLPYLLAVATASNIGSVATITGNPQNMLIGSLSGIGYTSFLFYLAPIAVVGLLLDWLVLHVAFSRAGMADPSPAPAVAVLPRDRSSLVKPGIVILIVLAGFLAGVPPAVMAALGAAMMLVTRTRDPQQAYRQVDWGILVFFVGLFIIVGGAEKAGMADLLLNFARTWNLQDPGIFTVVVAALSNLVSNVPAVMLLKSVVPGFANSHMGWLVLAMASTLAGNLTITGSVANIIVVERAGPEVHIGFRDYFRVGLPVTLLTLGFGLLWLWCFR, encoded by the coding sequence ATGCCTCATCTACCTACCGCCGTGCTTCCAGAGATCCAGATATTTGCGGCCTATGCCGTTTTTCTGGGCAGCTATCTGGTGTTTGCCCTGGGCAAGTTTCCCGGCATGAAGATTGACCGCCCTGGAGCGGCTATCATCGGCGCGGTCCTGATGGTTGTTTTTGGGATTGTCCTGCCGCAAAACGCGCTTCACTTTATCGACTTCAGCACCATCGTATTGCTTTTCTCGATGATGCTCATCGTCGGACATCTTCGTTCGGCTGGATTTTTTGAGTGGACTACCGGGATGGTCCTGGTGCGGCTGAAACCGCATCACCTGCTGCCGACGGTCATTTTCACCTGTGGGCTTCTTTCTGCGTTCTTCGTGAACGACATCATCTGCCTCGTGATGGTTCCGTTCGTGCTTTCCGCCACCCGGAAAATGGGCGCCAAACCCCTACCCTACCTGCTGGCGGTGGCGACGGCCTCGAACATCGGCAGCGTGGCTACCATCACCGGGAATCCCCAGAACATGCTGATCGGATCGCTGTCCGGCATTGGCTACACTTCGTTCTTGTTCTATCTTGCGCCGATAGCCGTTGTTGGACTGCTGCTGGACTGGCTGGTCCTCCACGTGGCCTTCTCACGGGCGGGGATGGCCGACCCTTCTCCAGCGCCCGCCGTCGCGGTCCTGCCGCGAGACCGCTCATCCCTGGTCAAGCCGGGAATCGTCATCCTGATCGTCCTTGCCGGCTTTCTCGCAGGCGTCCCTCCGGCGGTGATGGCAGCACTGGGCGCCGCGATGATGCTGGTGACACGCACGCGCGATCCGCAGCAGGCCTACCGGCAAGTTGATTGGGGCATTCTGGTGTTCTTCGTGGGTCTTTTCATTATCGTGGGTGGAGCGGAAAAAGCCGGAATGGCGGACCTGCTTCTGAATTTTGCGCGCACCTGGAACCTGCAGGACCCGGGGATTTTTACGGTGGTCGTGGCCGCCCTCTCGAACCTGGTGAGCAATGTCCCAGCCGTCATGCTTCTTAAATCGGTCGTACCGGGCTTTGCGAACTCACACATGGGTTGGCTGGTCCTGGCGATGGCCAGCACGCTGGCGGGCAATCTGACCATCACCGGCTCCGTCGCCAACATCATTGTGGTTGAGCGCGCCGGGCCGGAAGTCCACATCGGCTTTCGCGACTACTTCCGCGTGGGTCTTCCTGTCACGCTGCTGACACTCGGCTTTGGCCTGCTGTGGTTGTGGTGCTTCAGGTAG
- a CDS encoding B12-binding domain-containing radical SAM protein, whose product MKALLIYPEFPDTFWSFKHALPFQGKRSAYPPLGLLTVAAMLPSSWQKRAVDLNVRPLKDSELAWADVVFLSGMMVQGPSMKKVITRARARGLRTVVGGPIASTKDPNINEADHVVEGEAEELIATLAQDLESGDARAHYKAPALPDLTLVPKPELGLLSLRKYSAMAVQYSRGCPFTCEFCDIIEIYGRRPRTKTPEQVLAELDQIHAMGWRGRVFLVDDNFIGNKKNVRKLLPELVRWNRDRGYPFSFLTEASLNLAEDTELLEYMRDAHFNSVFMGIETPVAESLKETTKFQNLRKDLLESVKLVQSYGMEVMAGFIVGFDNDPPDVFERQIQFIRDAAIPISMVGLLSALPNTQLWRRLKAEGRLLKESLGSNTLLDMNFIPRMDTQELIDGYRRILETIYYPREYFNRVQAFLSQLGTPTRTPIVLSDFLAVGRSFWKQGLLSNYRTEYWKFLAQAVRRHRQHLDKALTLAIMGHHFFELTGTVQSESQV is encoded by the coding sequence ATGAAAGCTTTACTGATTTATCCTGAATTTCCAGATACTTTCTGGAGCTTTAAGCACGCGCTTCCCTTCCAAGGCAAACGCTCGGCTTATCCGCCGCTGGGTCTTCTGACCGTCGCCGCCATGCTGCCTTCCTCGTGGCAGAAGCGTGCGGTGGATTTGAATGTGCGCCCGCTCAAAGATTCAGAATTGGCGTGGGCAGACGTGGTGTTCCTGAGCGGCATGATGGTGCAGGGCCCGTCAATGAAAAAGGTCATTACACGGGCAAGGGCACGCGGCCTGCGCACGGTGGTGGGCGGCCCGATTGCCAGCACCAAAGATCCCAATATCAACGAAGCCGATCACGTGGTGGAAGGCGAAGCCGAAGAACTCATTGCCACCCTGGCCCAGGACCTCGAGTCCGGCGACGCCCGGGCGCACTACAAAGCTCCCGCTCTGCCGGATCTAACGCTGGTCCCCAAGCCGGAACTCGGACTCCTCAGCCTCCGAAAGTACAGCGCCATGGCTGTCCAGTACTCCCGCGGATGCCCTTTCACCTGCGAGTTCTGCGACATCATCGAGATCTACGGAAGAAGGCCCCGCACCAAAACCCCCGAGCAGGTTCTCGCTGAGCTGGACCAAATTCACGCCATGGGCTGGCGGGGCCGCGTGTTCCTGGTAGATGACAATTTCATTGGCAACAAGAAGAACGTGAGGAAACTGCTGCCGGAACTGGTTCGATGGAATCGCGACCGGGGTTATCCATTTTCCTTCCTCACGGAAGCCTCGCTGAATCTGGCTGAAGACACGGAACTGCTGGAGTACATGCGGGACGCGCACTTCAACAGCGTTTTCATGGGTATTGAAACTCCTGTAGCGGAAAGCCTCAAGGAAACGACGAAGTTCCAGAACCTGCGCAAAGACCTTCTGGAGAGCGTCAAGCTGGTGCAGTCTTACGGCATGGAAGTGATGGCGGGCTTTATCGTCGGGTTTGACAACGACCCTCCGGACGTCTTCGAGCGCCAGATCCAGTTTATTCGGGACGCGGCAATTCCCATCTCGATGGTGGGACTGCTGAGCGCTTTGCCGAACACCCAACTGTGGCGCCGGTTGAAAGCGGAAGGGCGGCTTCTCAAGGAAAGCCTGGGAAGCAACACGCTGCTGGACATGAATTTCATACCCCGCATGGACACCCAGGAACTGATTGACGGCTATCGCAGGATCCTGGAAACCATCTACTATCCACGCGAGTACTTCAATCGCGTGCAGGCATTCCTTTCGCAATTGGGCACGCCCACCCGCACGCCAATTGTTCTTTCAGATTTTCTTGCGGTCGGGCGGTCATTCTGGAAGCAGGGCCTGCTCAGCAACTATCGAACGGAGTACTGGAAATTTCTGGCCCAGGCCGTTCGGCGCCACCGCCAGCACCTGGACAAAGCTCTGACGCTGGCCATCATGGGACATCACTTCTTCGAATTGACCGGAACGGTACAGTCTGAAAGCCAGGTCTAA
- a CDS encoding class I SAM-dependent methyltransferase produces MRWLEMNRNPEPEVMNAADDISAYASAAGQDHLDALDNTFVDRVLSLAPPGVEPTGSLLDVGCGPGNIALKVARRCRGLAVVGLDRSRNMVETARRMAAELGLENRVFFQQASADRLPFSGGAFDFVLSNSVLHHLSDPARVLGEMLRVIKPDGSILLRDLRRPSRLAYPWHVRWYGRHYSGIMKRLFEDSVRAAYTPDELADLLGRSGLSEAHIFLHERSHMGFVYRGHHS; encoded by the coding sequence ATGCGCTGGCTTGAAATGAACCGCAATCCAGAACCGGAGGTGATGAACGCGGCGGATGATATTTCCGCGTACGCTTCGGCCGCCGGCCAGGACCATCTTGACGCGCTGGACAACACTTTTGTAGACCGGGTGCTTTCACTCGCGCCGCCCGGCGTCGAACCCACTGGGTCCCTGCTGGACGTCGGTTGTGGGCCCGGCAACATCGCTCTGAAGGTTGCACGCCGCTGTCGCGGGCTGGCAGTCGTGGGACTCGACCGTTCGCGGAACATGGTGGAGACTGCGCGCAGAATGGCCGCCGAGCTGGGACTGGAAAACCGGGTTTTCTTCCAGCAGGCCAGCGCCGATCGGCTTCCCTTCTCCGGCGGCGCCTTTGATTTCGTTCTCTCCAATTCCGTATTGCATCACCTGTCAGACCCCGCAAGGGTCCTGGGAGAGATGTTGCGGGTCATAAAACCGGACGGGTCGATTCTGCTCCGAGATCTTCGCCGCCCTTCGCGCCTGGCCTATCCCTGGCATGTCCGCTGGTACGGACGCCATTATTCTGGCATCATGAAGAGGCTGTTTGAGGATTCCGTTCGTGCCGCTTACACCCCGGATGAACTGGCTGATTTGCTGGGGCGCTCCGGGCTTTCAGAGGCGCACATCTTCCTTCATGAACGGAGCCATATGGGTTTCGTTTACAGGGGGCATCATTCATGA
- a CDS encoding ADP-ribosylation factor-like protein, which yields MSFINFASREIHCKVVYYGAGLGGKTTNLQWIFERTAAKSGGKLLSLATETDRTLFFDFLPLELGTLRSFRTRFHLYTVPGQVFYDASRKLILRGVDGVVFVADSQEERMEANREALNNLQTNLKDHGYDFSTLPYVLQLNKRDLPSALPIEKLKESLQLKGEPVLGAVAVQGVGVFETLKEVGRQVLAELKEG from the coding sequence GTGAGCTTTATCAATTTTGCTTCCCGTGAGATCCACTGCAAAGTCGTCTACTACGGGGCCGGATTGGGCGGCAAAACAACCAACTTGCAATGGATTTTTGAACGGACGGCGGCGAAGTCCGGGGGCAAGTTGCTGTCACTTGCGACGGAAACCGACCGGACCCTGTTTTTTGATTTCTTGCCGCTGGAACTGGGGACACTGCGTAGCTTTAGGACCAGGTTTCACCTTTATACCGTACCCGGCCAGGTCTTCTATGACGCCAGCCGAAAGCTGATCCTGCGTGGTGTGGACGGAGTGGTTTTTGTGGCCGACTCGCAGGAAGAACGCATGGAGGCAAACCGGGAAGCATTGAACAACCTGCAGACCAACCTGAAAGATCACGGCTACGACTTCTCTACCCTCCCTTATGTGCTTCAACTCAACAAGCGTGACCTGCCCAGCGCGCTTCCGATTGAAAAGCTCAAAGAATCGCTTCAGCTTAAGGGCGAGCCGGTGCTTGGCGCGGTGGCCGTCCAGGGCGTGGGAGTCTTCGAAACGCTTAAGGAAGTTGGTCGCCAGGTCCTCGCAGAACTCAAGGAGGGTTAG